The Methylomonas montana genome has a window encoding:
- a CDS encoding ATP-binding protein: protein MTNCYQLQKIILIDSFWSGKTVLLKLDGHTNLSGTNGAGKTTFLRLMQLFWGERPSNIVGGSGSKKSFLEYYLPRTSSYLVYEYQRPYQQVCHVMVQSDGRAARYKFIDAPYRQDFYIAESGYPRDSQSIERFYRTTGSETSKFVAVDDYCGIIQCHQLSGGKKDLRLLQKRYAMAAAPMNHIEKVIGSVIEKIGDFDVIKQMLIDISRSKLSQTFLQNEDEQQPFQLNKQHIDAWLADLSAAREIEAKRADFDQLLQTLAELKQTLKLLSHLHFLGRDKYKTGQRDSEKLGGSLTGLRQQRDHLQQTYNQQLEPKEDALRNAKVGLEDLNFQIEQLEAQKLTFEAQGAESFGLKGGKAEDYAQQQQDIQAELDALENKTQEITRFYQNKLFELRHGHDRKVQSYQQQRSEAKLRQSQSLREADSEFQQRKDRLLEDKERRLQPVKEQRTQFSTTFQLKQNELKNPPIPDSLRADQRKNRAALDDAGQCSKAAYQALAETQSDYQNRLNLYQQIERDIQAKKAESRRTKAQHADCQKRLRPEPGSLQYFLEQEVEGWQQNIGRVIAPDLLDNSGLAPQWNNQASQEFYGLSIDLEALADRSSLTEDKAHLEQQEKDLFERVTTLSKECAELEASLQAANKLREQAKAAGGKAQQAVQQADKQEENLRNEGKALSDQVEAATAKSRQQLEDSINQLSADINACDKALADIDRQHLQVMRELQNEYLARKGIIDSDLENFLLAIQAQIEADNAHFKQEQSRINQQLKSDLVSSGADEQTVLTLMATRKEAEHLEKEARVFQRKAQEYQDWLQKRWQQHPQYCRQRDDCFRQIQQLQDETDRLKQDFQRQRTELNQQIGTLEEQLKTNNSLLALLEQCMEQLRNCPPVLAEGQPDYAAGTLPRLVQENIKQRKRQEHDIQSGKQELVKLFNSHQRSQLAEAWSQALHSAAHRSEFFQAEALEIEQPLIDVLQMVGHVKQATAQQIELHASSVNTFYQHLYNFDRAIKSTGSELSKYVSEERYFAALGEITVNIRSKMSDLEYWQALKKFGDQYGQYRDTAELSGQQGVPEGLVQAMNELTALLPATGVKIRHVALFDIEFSIFENGQLKHARNARELRDVSSTGLSYLALITFFTGVTAMLRKQNPTVVCWPIDELGDLAPENIEAMMNLLAKQNIHILSATPTADRHVLGLFNRRYLLTQQRLHEVELPPSKLDTLLNAQTLQEANHV from the coding sequence ATGACAAACTGTTACCAATTGCAAAAAATTATCCTGATAGACAGTTTTTGGTCCGGCAAAACCGTTTTGTTGAAACTGGACGGGCACACCAATCTCAGCGGCACCAACGGCGCCGGCAAAACCACCTTTCTGCGCTTGATGCAGTTGTTCTGGGGCGAGCGCCCCAGCAATATCGTCGGTGGCAGCGGCAGCAAAAAAAGCTTTCTGGAATATTATCTGCCCCGCACCAGCAGCTATCTGGTGTATGAATACCAACGGCCCTATCAACAGGTTTGCCATGTCATGGTGCAAAGTGATGGTCGCGCTGCTAGATACAAGTTCATTGACGCACCGTATCGGCAGGATTTCTATATCGCTGAAAGCGGTTATCCCCGCGACAGCCAGAGTATAGAGCGTTTTTACCGAACGACCGGGTCTGAAACGTCCAAATTCGTCGCAGTCGACGACTACTGCGGCATCATTCAGTGCCATCAGCTCAGCGGTGGCAAAAAAGACTTGCGCCTGTTGCAAAAGCGTTATGCGATGGCTGCCGCACCGATGAACCACATCGAAAAAGTCATCGGCTCGGTGATCGAAAAAATCGGCGATTTCGACGTGATCAAGCAAATGCTGATCGATATTTCCCGCAGTAAGCTCAGTCAAACCTTTTTGCAAAACGAAGACGAACAACAACCCTTCCAGCTGAATAAACAACATATCGACGCCTGGCTGGCCGATTTGAGCGCGGCGCGGGAAATTGAAGCCAAGCGCGCCGACTTTGACCAGTTGCTGCAAACCCTGGCCGAGCTGAAGCAAACCCTGAAGTTGCTGTCGCATTTGCACTTTCTGGGTCGGGACAAATACAAGACCGGGCAGCGAGACAGTGAAAAACTGGGTGGCAGTCTAACCGGCTTACGCCAACAGCGGGATCATCTGCAGCAAACCTACAATCAACAGCTTGAACCCAAGGAAGACGCGCTTAGAAATGCAAAAGTCGGCTTAGAAGACCTCAATTTCCAAATCGAACAGCTGGAAGCGCAAAAACTGACATTCGAAGCACAAGGCGCCGAAAGCTTTGGACTCAAAGGTGGCAAGGCCGAAGACTACGCGCAACAACAGCAGGATATTCAAGCCGAACTGGATGCGCTTGAAAACAAAACCCAGGAAATCACCCGCTTTTACCAAAACAAATTATTCGAGCTACGGCACGGCCACGACAGAAAAGTCCAAAGCTACCAACAGCAACGCTCCGAAGCCAAACTGCGGCAAAGCCAAAGCCTGCGCGAAGCGGATAGCGAATTTCAGCAGCGCAAAGATCGCTTGCTGGAAGACAAAGAACGCCGCCTGCAGCCTGTTAAAGAACAGCGCACGCAATTTTCGACCACATTTCAGCTCAAGCAAAACGAACTAAAAAATCCGCCGATTCCGGATAGTCTGCGCGCCGATCAGCGCAAAAACCGCGCAGCGCTGGATGATGCCGGCCAGTGCAGCAAGGCGGCTTATCAAGCCTTGGCCGAAACGCAATCCGATTACCAAAACCGGCTGAATCTTTACCAGCAAATCGAACGGGATATCCAAGCCAAGAAAGCGGAATCCAGGCGCACAAAAGCACAGCATGCCGACTGTCAGAAACGTCTACGCCCGGAGCCTGGTTCGCTGCAATATTTCCTGGAACAGGAAGTCGAAGGCTGGCAGCAAAACATAGGCCGGGTGATCGCGCCGGATCTCTTGGACAATAGCGGCCTAGCTCCGCAATGGAATAACCAAGCTAGCCAGGAGTTTTACGGCCTTAGCATCGACTTGGAGGCCTTGGCCGATCGCAGCTCTCTGACAGAAGACAAGGCACACCTGGAACAGCAGGAAAAAGACCTGTTCGAACGGGTGACCACATTAAGCAAGGAATGTGCTGAACTGGAAGCATCTTTGCAAGCCGCCAATAAACTGCGCGAGCAAGCCAAGGCCGCCGGGGGTAAAGCACAACAAGCCGTGCAACAGGCCGACAAGCAGGAGGAAAACCTGCGCAACGAAGGCAAAGCGCTGTCCGACCAGGTCGAGGCTGCAACCGCCAAATCCAGACAGCAATTGGAAGATAGCATTAACCAATTGTCCGCCGACATCAATGCCTGCGACAAGGCCTTGGCCGACATCGACAGACAGCACTTGCAGGTCATGCGGGAGCTGCAAAACGAGTATCTGGCCCGCAAAGGCATCATCGATTCGGATTTGGAGAATTTTCTGCTGGCCATCCAGGCGCAAATCGAAGCCGACAACGCGCATTTCAAACAGGAGCAAAGCCGCATCAACCAGCAATTGAAAAGCGATTTAGTGAGCAGCGGCGCCGATGAGCAGACTGTTTTGACGCTAATGGCTACACGCAAAGAAGCAGAGCACTTGGAAAAAGAGGCTCGCGTTTTTCAGCGCAAAGCCCAGGAATATCAAGACTGGCTGCAAAAACGCTGGCAACAGCATCCGCAGTACTGCCGGCAACGCGATGACTGCTTTCGTCAAATTCAGCAGTTGCAAGACGAAACTGATCGGTTAAAGCAGGATTTTCAACGGCAAAGAACCGAGTTGAACCAACAAATCGGCACTCTGGAAGAACAGCTGAAGACAAACAACAGCCTGTTGGCGCTGTTGGAGCAATGCATGGAGCAATTACGCAATTGCCCGCCGGTGTTGGCCGAGGGCCAGCCTGACTATGCGGCGGGCACTCTACCTCGCTTGGTTCAAGAAAACATCAAGCAACGCAAGCGTCAAGAGCACGATATTCAAAGCGGGAAGCAGGAGCTGGTGAAACTTTTCAACTCTCATCAGCGCAGCCAATTGGCGGAAGCCTGGTCGCAAGCGCTGCACTCGGCTGCTCACCGCAGCGAGTTTTTTCAGGCCGAAGCCCTGGAGATCGAACAACCGTTAATCGATGTATTGCAAATGGTCGGCCACGTCAAACAGGCTACCGCTCAACAAATCGAGTTGCACGCTTCCAGCGTCAACACCTTTTATCAGCATTTGTATAATTTTGACCGCGCGATCAAAAGTACCGGCAGCGAATTGTCTAAATACGTCAGCGAGGAACGCTATTTCGCCGCGCTAGGCGAAATCACAGTCAATATCCGTTCCAAAATGAGCGACCTGGAATATTGGCAAGCCTTGAAAAAGTTCGGTGATCAATACGGCCAATACCGTGACACCGCTGAATTGAGCGGACAACAGGGTGTTCCGGAAGGTTTGGTGCAGGCCATGAACGAACTGACCGCGCTGTTGCCGGCCACTGGGGTCAAAATCAGGCATGTGGCTTTGTTCGACATCGAATTCAGCATCTTCGAAAACGGCCAGCTTAAACATGCCCGCAACGCCCGCGAATTAAGGGACGTGAGCTCCACCGGCCTGTCTTATCTGGCGCTGATTACCTTCTTCACCGGCGTCACCGCCATGCTGCGCAAACAAAACCCCACCGTGGTGTGCTGGCCGATCGACGAACTCGGCGATCTGGCGCCGGAAAACATCGAGGCGATGATGAATCTTTTAGCCAAGCAAAACATCCATATTCTTTCTGCAACCCCGACCGCGGACCGTCATGTGCTGGGTTTGTTCAATCGCCGCTATCTACTGACTCAGCAAAGGCTGCACGAAGTAGAACTACCGCCCAGCAAGCTGGATACACTGTTGAACGCACAGACTCTCCAGGAGGCTAATCATGTTTAA
- a CDS encoding cation:proton antiporter: MNTTEIFLIALTIIYSLPYLIWRIGRTDYFAPLVVVQIITGILLGPGILGAAFPDYYAFVFNNQVIQALNGIAWWSVMLFVWVAGIELDLRQAWEHRLESTITAGLALGVPLGFGCVAALGMLTFEGWIGSKAMPWQFVLGIGMSCAVTALPILILLMEKLEVLRQPIGQRILRYASMDDIAIWAVLALILLDWERVGRQGAFLLGFAISAYGIRKLMAWLPERDRWYVGIIALAATGFAADWAGLHFMVGAFLAGAILDGCWFNQTQMDLLRHHLLLTVMPVYFISAGLKTNWAMGGTAVLVVAGLLLFVSVFGKLLGTHLAGKILKWKRGEASLIGWLLQTKALIMIIFANVLLDKEIITSETFTALLLMAVLSTMLTVPVVSPKLARMKSIIFRAK, from the coding sequence ATGAACACCACGGAAATATTCCTGATTGCTCTGACCATTATCTACAGTTTGCCGTATCTGATATGGCGAATCGGCAGGACAGACTATTTCGCGCCATTGGTGGTGGTGCAGATCATTACCGGCATCCTGCTGGGGCCTGGCATTTTAGGTGCGGCATTTCCCGATTATTACGCCTTTGTGTTCAACAACCAGGTGATACAAGCGCTGAACGGCATCGCCTGGTGGTCGGTGATGCTGTTTGTCTGGGTTGCAGGCATTGAATTGGATCTGCGCCAAGCCTGGGAACATAGGCTGGAAAGTACTATCACCGCCGGACTGGCGCTGGGCGTGCCTTTGGGGTTTGGCTGCGTCGCCGCCTTGGGTATGCTGACGTTCGAGGGCTGGATAGGCAGTAAAGCGATGCCCTGGCAATTCGTACTGGGTATCGGTATGTCCTGCGCGGTGACAGCGTTGCCGATATTGATTTTATTGATGGAAAAACTGGAAGTCCTGCGCCAGCCCATCGGTCAGCGCATCCTGCGTTATGCCAGCATGGACGATATTGCGATTTGGGCGGTGCTGGCATTAATTCTATTGGATTGGGAGCGGGTGGGTCGGCAGGGTGCTTTTCTGCTGGGTTTTGCGATATCGGCATATGGGATTAGGAAACTGATGGCCTGGCTGCCGGAACGCGACCGTTGGTATGTCGGCATCATCGCCTTGGCGGCTACCGGTTTTGCCGCGGATTGGGCGGGGCTACATTTTATGGTCGGCGCCTTCCTGGCCGGCGCTATCCTGGATGGCTGTTGGTTCAATCAAACGCAAATGGACCTGTTACGCCATCATCTTTTGCTGACGGTGATGCCGGTTTATTTCATCAGCGCCGGCTTGAAAACCAATTGGGCCATGGGCGGAACCGCGGTGCTGGTCGTCGCCGGCCTATTGTTGTTTGTCTCGGTGTTCGGAAAGCTGCTCGGCACCCATCTGGCCGGAAAAATCCTGAAATGGAAACGCGGCGAGGCCTCTTTGATTGGCTGGCTGCTGCAAACCAAGGCCTTGATCATGATCATCTTTGCCAATGTTTTGTTGGATAAGGAAATTATTACCAGCGAGACTTTCACGGCCCTATTGCTGATGGCCGTGCTCAGCACCATGCTGACGGTGCCGGTGGTATCGCCGAAACTGGCGCGAATGAAGTCGATTATCTTCCGCGCCAAATAA
- a CDS encoding condensin complex protein MksE, whose protein sequence is MFKQVAEDLLTGHFICPTAYPEAFEYLSQPANADKINAFLKPLDRELLNLDGELFYAGYTVVDDSNHAAIREAFSEIRSQLRPVVEWMDMVMTALGQDTPIRARDEIRLHKLLQAIEHEPSLSEQLSRLTQLTLFKTNKTVIAEQLSWVLQKLEQTGYLARPNPQASVYIATGKINYLHAVIAFLNDAENLELDQHASDGEDHEQQELFL, encoded by the coding sequence ATGTTTAAGCAAGTTGCCGAAGACCTGTTGACTGGTCATTTCATTTGTCCGACTGCCTACCCGGAGGCGTTTGAGTATTTGTCGCAGCCGGCCAATGCCGACAAGATCAACGCCTTCTTAAAACCACTGGACCGCGAATTGTTGAATCTGGACGGCGAACTGTTTTACGCCGGCTACACTGTAGTCGACGACAGCAACCACGCCGCCATCAGAGAGGCTTTTTCGGAAATACGCTCGCAGTTACGCCCGGTGGTGGAATGGATGGATATGGTGATGACGGCTCTGGGGCAAGACACGCCGATTCGGGCTCGCGACGAGATTCGCCTGCATAAGTTGTTGCAAGCCATTGAGCATGAACCGTCCTTATCGGAACAACTGAGTCGCCTTACGCAATTAACGCTGTTCAAAACTAACAAAACGGTTATCGCCGAGCAGTTGTCCTGGGTATTGCAAAAATTGGAACAAACCGGCTACCTGGCTCGCCCCAATCCGCAAGCTTCGGTTTATATTGCTACAGGCAAGATCAATTATCTGCATGCCGTGATTGCCTTTTTGAACGATGCCGAGAACCTGGAGTTGGATCAACACGCAAGCGACGGCGAAGACCACGAACAGCAGGAACTGTTTTTATGA